From the genome of Neomonachus schauinslandi chromosome 5, ASM220157v2, whole genome shotgun sequence, one region includes:
- the ACBD7 gene encoding acyl-CoA-binding domain-containing protein 7, with protein MSSLQADFDRIAEDVRKLKTRPDDEELKELYGLYKQSVVGDINIECPGMLDLKGKAKWEAWNLQKGRLKEDAMSAYISKAKKLIEKYGI; from the exons ATGTCTTCTTTGCAG GCtgattttgataggattgcagaAGATGTGAGGAAGCTGAAAACAAGACCAGATGATGAAGAACTGAAAGAACTCTATGGACTCTACAAACAATCTGTAGTTGGAGACATTAATATtg AGTGTCCAGGAATGTTAGATTTAAAAGGCAAGGCTAAATGGGAAGCATGGAACCTCCAAAAAG ggcGGTTGAAGGAAGATGCCATGAGTGCCTATATTTCTAAAGCAAAAAAGCTGATAGAAAAATATGGAATTTAA
- the RPP38 gene encoding ribonuclease P protein subunit p38 produces the protein MAAAPQAPGRGSVRKTRPLTVKTALNNPYAICWSALEREDMHFILHTLEDRFKSLGLQKTEDKKKKKKPFLKKQSPDKCSTEVDTSEDQKEKQPRDNEQGSGWTPVHIRKQLTIGVNEVTRALEKNGLLLVLVCKSAKPALITSHLIQLSLSRSVPACQVPRLSETLAPVIGLKCILALGFRKDTTAFVDEVKAIIPRVPSLHVPWLQGRLEDSREKSDTESLESQDKEILETSFEDLSKHKRKLVEGQQAVVLQPLKIKKVIPNPNKIRKPPKGKKTTSK, from the coding sequence ATGGCTGCAGCCCCTCAAGCACCGGGGAGGGGCTCTGTTCGGAAGACCAGACCTTTAACGGTAAAGACAGCGCTGAATAACCCATATGCTATCTGCTGGAGTGCACTAGAGAGAGAAGACATGCACTTTATATTACACACCCTTGAAGACAGATTTAAATCGCTTGGGCTTCAGAAGACTGaggataagaagaaaaagaaaaaaccgtttttaaaaaaacaaagcccagaCAAATGTAGCACAGAGGTTGATACGAGTGAGGATCAGAAGGAGAAACAACCAAGAGATAATGAGCAAGGGTCAGGGTGGACTCCTGTCCACATCAGGAAGCAGCTGACCATTGGTGTTAATGAGGTTACCAGAGCTCTGGAAAAGAATGGGCTGCTGTTGGTCCTAGTGTGTAAGTCAGCCAAGCCCGCGCTCATTACCTCACACCTGATTCAGTTAAGTTTGAGCAGATCCGTTCCTGCTTGTCAGGTTCCCCGTCTCAGTGAGACACTCGCACCTGTCATTGGCTTAAAATGTATCCTGGCCTTGGGGTTCAGAAAGGACACCACTGCCTTTGTTGATGAAGTCAAAGCCATAATTCCCCGAGTACCCAGTTTACATGTACCATGGCTTCAAGGCAGACTGGAAGACTCCAGGGAAAAATCAGACACTGAATCTTTGGAAAGCCAAGACAAAGAgattttggaaacttcctttgaAGACCTCTCTAAACATAAAAGGAAGCTTGTTGAAGGTCAGCAGGCTGTTGTGTTACAGCcccttaaaataaagaaagtgaTTCCAAACCCCAATAAGATAAGGAAACCACCCAAAGGTAAAAAAACGACTTCAAAGTAA